The Impatiens glandulifera chromosome 8, dImpGla2.1, whole genome shotgun sequence genome includes a window with the following:
- the LOC124911569 gene encoding binding partner of ACD11 1, giving the protein MVDMSPSGYTVEVTGLSNKITEKDIYEFFAFCGTIEHVDIVRAGDYACTTYVTFKESYAMETAVLLSGATIVDQHVCITRWGDYDDSFSFWNQHLQHDEDISNPAESSNAREFTIPSAGEAVSFTQDIVKGMIGKGYVLGKDALTKAKALDESYKVSASATAKVVELSERVGLADTIFAGMEAVKSVDGKFHISDTTRSAVTATGRTVAAAANSVAKSSYFSAGALWMSDALTRAAKVASDLGNNNNNRGGANN; this is encoded by the exons ATGGTG GATATGAGTCCTTCTGGATATACTGTGGAAGTTACAGGCCTCTCCAACAAAATTACAGAGAAAGATATTTACGAGTTCTTTGCATTCTGTGGAACGATTGAACATGTTGACATTGTCAG AGCGGGTGATTATGCTTGTACAACCTATGTGACTTTCAAAGAGTCTTATGCCATGGAAACTGCCGTTTTGTTGAGT GGAGCTACTATTGTGGATCAACATGTTTGTATTACGCGATGGGGGGACTATGACGACAGTTTTAGTTTTTGGAATCAACACTTGCAACATGACGAGGATATAAGCAACCCAGCG GAATCTTCAAATGCTCGAGAATTCACAATTCCTTCAGCTGGAGAGGCGGTATCTTTCACTCAGGATATAGTTAAAGGAATGATAGGGAAAGGATACGTATTGGGGAAAGATGCATTGACGAAAGCCAAGGCGTTGGACGAATCTTACAAGGTATCAGCATCTGCGACTGCAAAAGTTGTTGAGCTAAGCGAAAGGGTAGGCCTAGCCGACACAATCTTTGCAGGAATGGAAGCCGTCAAATCTGTGGATGGGAAGTTTCACATCTCCGATACCACACGATCAGCAGTTACAGCCACTGGAAGGACAGTTGCAGCTGCGGCTAACTCTGTGGCTAAGAGTTCTTACTTCTCTGCTGGAGCTTTGTGGATGTCTGATGCTCTTACAAGAGCAGCCAAAGTGGCTTCTGATTtaggtaataataataataacaggGGAGGTGCAAACAATTAA
- the LOC124913157 gene encoding uncharacterized protein LOC124913157, producing MANFEFVFILHLMHKIMRITDILCQVLQRKSQDILVAITFVSTTKISLQKLRECGWREFFDEVKMFCSKNEIDVPNLDCLHKIGRSRQQNTVEHHYHFDVFNAGIDFILMELNTRFNESSVELLSLSTSLDPKNSFDSFNSDDICKLATKFYPEDFTEQDIIALKYELVHYKLDVMQNLKVSTLVELCQQLTESGRSKVYVMLTRLIHLVLTLLVSTATTERSFSAMKKVKTELRNKMEDDFIADCLTLYIERDLAKDINVDFIIDEFYVIKSCRAQLI from the coding sequence ATGGCTAACTTTGAATTTGTTTTCATCTTGCATTTAATGCATAAGATTATGAGAATAACAGATATTCTTTGTCAAGTCCTTCAAAGAAAATCTCAAGACATTCTGGTTGCTATTACATTTGTCTCTACTACCAAAATTAGCCTTCAAAAACTTAGAGAATGCGGGTGGAGAGAATTTTTTGATGAAGTTAAAATGTTTTGTtcaaaaaatgaaattgatgTTCCTAACCTTGATTGTCTACATAAGATCGGCCGTTCTCGTCAACAAAATACAGTTGAGCATCATTACCACTTTGATGTTTTTAATGCTGGAATTGACTTCATTTTGATGGAGTTAAATACTCGGTTTAATGAGTCATCAGTAGAACTTCTTTCTCTTAGTACATCTTTAGACCCAAAAAATtcatttgactcatttaatagTGATGATATTTGCAAGCTTGCAACGAAGTTTTATCCCGAAGATTTCACAGAACAAGACATTATTGCTTTGAAGTATGAATTGGTACATTATAAACTTGATGTGATGCAGAATTTGAAGGTTTCTACACTTGTTGAGTTGTGTCAACAATTGACCGAGAGTGGACGATCAAAAGTTTATGTTATGTTGACTAGATTGATTCATCTTGTTTTAACATTACTTGTTTCTACCGCTACTACTGAGCGATCATTTTCAGCAATGAAGAAGGTGAAGACGGAACTTCGCAATAAAATGGAAGATGATTTTATTGCCGACTGCTTGACACTCTATATTGAACGAGATTTAGCTAAAGATATAAATGTAGATTTTATTATAGATGAGTTTTATGTTATAAAATCTTGTAGAGCTCaacttatttaa
- the LOC124911102 gene encoding probable LRR receptor-like serine/threonine-protein kinase At1g14390 isoform X1 has translation MEIFHHSNSTHFCFCFWVSLTFFFFFPFSSAQLSPSETRILIQIQHILEYPQPLQSWSNSTNFCNLPPTQSLTILCSGSHITELTIIGNKTTTQKPLSNNFSIYSFFTIITKLSNLRSLKLVGLGMWGPLPSMISRLKSIEMLDISSNFFTGEIPDSIGSLISIRRLVLSDNLFNGSVPHLNHLKLLEDLHLGKNHLGPNFPLLPFNLVNVSLRNNSIRSAIPNDIKNFSLLRMFDLSSNKLLGSIPYFLLSLPSIQNLNLADNRLSGSLPLNMSCSSNLTYLDISKNLLIGKLPICFREGKNRTVLSSWNCFSGGGLKKQHPYSYCNKQALAVEVPVEVKKRQSNIKIWAVVGIIGGGVGIAIVFMGLVVLILRVLKRKRANHVTKSDNVVIEKGHGHVPRTMRLASLLPPYNVFTLEEMEDATNNFDPSNLVGELGLQGQIYKGWLRDGSRVLVRCLKIKEKLSPQSLQQQMEVISKLRHRNLVSVLGHCIATYQNQNPINTATTIFIVMEYMANGSLRDHLSEWAKRDTLKWPQRMGLTMGVAKGVEFLHSGISPGIFGNGLRIENILLDETLSPKLSSYKIPLSSSSKLQTRNENGEKEDIYQLGSILLQLITGKVIESKRELDILKIEMESSLVESSTRLREVIDPSIRGSFAYDSIKTAVEISLKCVCEDENGRPNIEDFLWHMKYSLQVQQGWTTSSGNLSTMIN, from the exons ATGGAGATTTTCCATCACTCCAATTCAACCCATTTCTGTTTCTGTTTCTGGGTTTCTCttactttcttcttcttcttcccatttTCATCTGCCCAATTATCTCCATCCGAAACCAGAATACTTATCCAAATCCAACATATTCTTGAATACCCACAACCTCTTCAATCTTGGTCTAACTCAACCAACTTCTGTAACCTCCCGCCAACCCAATCTCTTACAATCCTCTGCTCCGGCAGCCACATAACCGAATTAACCATCATCGGAAACAAAACCACCACCCAAAAACCCCTTTCAAATAACTTTTCCATCTATTCATTCTTCACCATCATCACAAAGCTCTCCAACTTAAGATCACTTAAGCTGGTTGGTTTGGGTATGTGGGGTCCTCTCCCATCAATGATTAGCCGTTTGAAGTCAATTGAAATGCTTGATATCAGTTCAAATTTCTTCACCGGAGAGATCCCGGATTCCATTGGGAGTTTGATCAGTATAAGAAGACTTGTATTAAGTGATAATTTATTCAATGGTAGTGTACCTCATCTGAATCATTTGAAGTTGCTTGAAGATCTTCATCTGGGTAAAAATCATTTAGGTCCAAACTTTCCATTGTTGCCGTTCAATCTTGTTAATGTATCATTGAGGAATAATTCTATTAGATCAGCCATACCAAATGACATAAAAAACTTCAGTCTTCTCcgaatgtttgatttatcatCAAATAAGCTTCTTGGATCAATACCTTATTTTTTATTGTCTCTTCCATCTATTCAAAATCTAAATCTTGCTGACAATAGATTAAGTGGGTCTCTTCCATTGAACATGTCTTGCAGTTCTAATCTTACTTATCTAGATATTTCCAAGAATCTTTTAATAGGTAAATTACCCATTTGCTTTAGAGAAGGGAAGAACAGAACAGTCTTAAGTTCTTGGAATTGCTTTTCGGGTGGTGGGTTGAAGAAACAGCATCCTTATAGCTATTGTAATAAACAAGCATTAGCAGTTGAGGTTCCAGTTGAGGTAAAGAAAAGGCAGTCCAATATTAAAATTTGGGCAGTCGTTGGAATTATTGGTGGTGGTGTTGGGATAGCTATTGTTTTTATGGGACTGGTTGTGTTGATTCTTAGAGTGTTGAAAAGGAAGAGAGCCAATCATGTTACCAAGAGTGACAATGTTGTAATTGAGAAAG GACATGGACATGTTCCAAGAACAATGAGGTTAGCATCACTCTTGCCCCCATATAATGTTTTTACATTGGAAGAAATGGAAGATGCTACAAACAACTTTGATCCATCAAATTTAGTTGGGGAATTAGGCTTACAAGGACAG atttacaAAGGATGGCTAAGAGATGGATCTAGAGTCCTGGTAAGATGTTTGAAGATCAAAGAGAAGCTTTCTCCTCAAAGCCTTCAACAACAAATGGAAGTGATATCAAAGCTAAGGCACAGGAATTTGGTTAGTGTTCTTGGCCATTGTATTGCCACCtaccaaaaccaaaaccctattAATACAGCCACAACAATCTTCATAGTCATGGAATATATGGCAAATGGGTCCTTGAGAGATCATTTATCAG AGTGGGCAAAAAGGGATACCCTAAAATGGCCACAAAGAATGGGATTAACAATGGGAGTAGCCAAAGGAGTTGAGTTCCTGCATTCTGGAATTTCGCCTGGAATATTTGGTAATGGTTTGAGGATCGAAAATATCCTCTTGGACGAAACCCTCTCTCCAAAACTAAGTAGCTATAAGATcccattatcatcatcatctaaaCTGCAAACAAGAAACGAAAATGGTGAAAAAGAGGACATTTATCAACTGGGTTCGATTCTACTACAATTAATTACAGGAAAAGTGATTGAATCAAAAAGGGAATTAGATATCCTAAAGATTGAG ATGGAAAGTAGTTTGGTTGAATCATCAACAAGATTGAGAGAAGTGATAGATCCATCCATAAGAGGAAGTTTTGCATATGATTCAATTAAGACTGCAGTTGAGATATCATTGAAATGTGTTTGTGAAGATGAGAATGGGAGACCTAATATTGAAGATTTTCTTTGGCATATGAAATATTCTCTTCAAGTACAACAGGGATGGACTACTAGTAGTGGAAATCTCAGTacaatgattaattaa